In Nocardia sp. NBC_00403, the DNA window GAACCCACCGCCGCGCTCGGCGTGCGGGAGACCGCCGCGGTCGAGAAGCTGGTACGTGGCCTGCGCGACCGCGGAATCACCGTGTTGATCATCAGCCACGACCTGGCACAGGTCATGCGGATCTGCGACAACGTGGTGGTGCTGCGGCGCGGCAGATCCGTTGCCGCGCACCGGATCGACGAGGTGGACGGCGACCGACTGGTCGCACTGATCACCGGTGCCGCACCCGGCAATCTGGAGGTCGCCGGGACCGGCGTCGAATCATGAGCGAGCGACAGCGAGTGAACCATGAACACAGTGCGCCTTCGCGCACGACGGAGCCGAGCGCTAGCGAGGCGCAGTCGTGAGCGTTGTCGTCCTCGGATCGGTCAACCAGGACATCGTGTGTGAGGTGAAACGGCTGCCGCGCCCCGGCGAAACCGTGCTGGCACTGCGCGCACGAACCAATCTGGGCGGCAAGGGCTCCAATCAGGCCGTCGCGGCAGCCCGAGCCGGCGGCCGGGTCGAGTTCATCGCCAGGATCGGCCGCGATGCCGATCCCGGGCTACGGAAGTCGTTGCGCGACTATGCTGTTGGGCTCGCCACTCTGCGCGAGGTCGAGGACGCGCGGACCGGCACCGCCTACATCACCGTCGCCGACGGCGAGAACCAGATCGTGGTCGACTCCGGCGCCAACTTCTGCTGGGAATCCGAACCCGAGCTCGACGCCCTGAACGAGGTCGAGTTGCTGCAGTCGGCGGATGTGGTTGTCGTGCAACTGGAGGTGCCGCTGCGCGTCGTCGCCTGGGCCGCGCGGCATGCTCGCCGGCTCGTGCTCAACGCTGCGCCGGCGACGGTGCTGCCAGATGAGCTGCTGCTGCGCTGCCACCCGCTGGTCGTCAACGAATCCGAGCTGTCGGCATTGACCGGGTCCACCGCGCGGACACCCGAGCAGGCATTCCACCTGGCCCGCTCCTTATGCCTGCGCGGGGTGGCCTCCGTCGTCGCCACGCTGGGCGCCACCGGCTCGGTCTGGGCGCACCGCTGCGACGTGCCAGCGCCGGTCGCTGGCGGGTATCAGGCTGCGCCACAGGTGAATTCGGTGGATTCCACCGGTGCGGGCGACGCCTTCGTCGGCGCCCTAGCCACCGCACTCGCCGATGGCAGGCAGCTGGGCGCCGCCGTGGCCTACGCCACCGCGGCCGGTGCCCTCGCCGTTCAGACGCCGGGAACGCATGCCTCCTACCCCACCGCGGACCAGATCCGCACCGCGCTCGCGACCATCCCGGCGGCCCGGCCACTCGTTTGACCGGGGCTTCACCCTCTTCGATAAGGACCGAACCTTGCGCACTAGCGGACTAATTCACGCCGAATTGCTATCGGCGCTCACGGCATTGCGCCACACCGACCTCTTCGCCGTCAGCGACTCCGGTCTGCCGACACCGGCCGGGGTGCCGGTCATCGATCTGGGTATCAGCTACGGATTCCCTCGGTTCGAGCCCATCCTCGACCTGATACTCGACGAGGTTACCATCGAAGCCGCCTGGGGTAGCCGCGACGTCGCGGACCAGAACCCGGAAGCGGCGAACCTGCTCCGCCACCGCCTGCACGCGGAGTTGATCGACCACGACGACTTCAAGCAGCGCATCGGGGCCTGCCGGTTCGTGGTGCGAACCGGTGAGGCCCGGCCCTACGCCAATGTGCTGCTCCGAGCCGGGGTGCCGTGGTTGTAGCCCACCGCGCCCGGCAGGGCGTAATCCGGCAGAGCGAAATATTGAAATCGGCGATATTGAACTCCGCGACCTCGCCGACGCGATGGCCGCCCGAGACTATGGCCACCTTTTTTCCGGGCGGTAGTTCGTGGCTGCGGAAGAGGTAGGCCGCGGTCGTTACGGCGCCGCTGGGTTCGGCGATCAGGTGGGCTTGGCGTGCGAGAGCCCGGACCGCCGCAGGCCGCCGCATCGAAAGGCCGAGCGAGCTCAGCCGCAGTGAGTATTTCGAACCCTGCTTGCTCGGACAGGGCAGTCACCAGGTCGGGAGCCTCGACAAAGGTAAGGGGACCAGCCTCGATCGCACCCTCATCGAAATCGATCACCCGTGGTTCGGCGACCGCGAGCACCGCAGAATCGCGCAACGCAACCGCTGCGACGTGCCGGTCTCGGTAGGTGATGAC includes these proteins:
- a CDS encoding ribokinase → MSVVVLGSVNQDIVCEVKRLPRPGETVLALRARTNLGGKGSNQAVAAARAGGRVEFIARIGRDADPGLRKSLRDYAVGLATLREVEDARTGTAYITVADGENQIVVDSGANFCWESEPELDALNEVELLQSADVVVVQLEVPLRVVAWAARHARRLVLNAAPATVLPDELLLRCHPLVVNESELSALTGSTARTPEQAFHLARSLCLRGVASVVATLGATGSVWAHRCDVPAPVAGGYQAAPQVNSVDSTGAGDAFVGALATALADGRQLGAAVAYATAAGALAVQTPGTHASYPTADQIRTALATIPAARPLV
- the rbsD gene encoding D-ribose pyranase, which gives rise to MRTSGLIHAELLSALTALRHTDLFAVSDSGLPTPAGVPVIDLGISYGFPRFEPILDLILDEVTIEAAWGSRDVADQNPEAANLLRHRLHAELIDHDDFKQRIGACRFVVRTGEARPYANVLLRAGVPWL